From the genome of Castor canadensis chromosome 4, mCasCan1.hap1v2, whole genome shotgun sequence, one region includes:
- the Amer3 gene encoding APC membrane recruitment protein 3 isoform X2: protein MELKRGKTFIKSSLQISHEKPPDPAVTPPAREDAGPWSVSVGGQQKPSGEKSSQVISSAQGYDRSPNRGVQPDPEEEPVALCGTTFKLVRKSKTHNSVPGAAKAATTTGQLVGSVSFPGPSSSQRMIDYRHFVPQMPFVPAVAKSIPRKRISLKRPKKCFRNLFHIRKSKTENLASLAAKEKSLSSPRLPSEAIGQHGKAFLSLGEGLGLDSLCQDLSDSEFLPDFDLCSVLCEDMASLKSFDSLTGCGEIFADESSVPSLELSGGSKSSNWASQAVESKAPKGPSQGSMEQLASPAQNEVSDFTKFWDSVNHSVRQQQRALLGPWLVGPQGTDTDQPRPDVAGLAELPLFPCRGPPSGSKASSIDTSTPKSEQPESVSTSDEGYYDSFSPGLEEDKKEAPSPGTPAAAFPRDSYSGDALYELFYDPSEVPVGPSLDDDLCVSDSLSGPALGTPLSMCSFHVGAEENLAPAPGPDLLSQGFLQSSWKGKECLLKLCDTELAITMGIVNWLRRTPPAPVPAPGEPTAPPDPSRIPRGPTEKVESRENQALDTGRATVCSAPSRQELWARPSNKACLAGEREVPGGVVRGSSTLYKDLSLEERTQGCPEGSFSSVGSAVTTTTNIFSKSKEPRQSGNLRHSQGPWWPGHGGSTLDAGPTLVGCVNHVAAMQIYPADQPPRQDTGSELFRQPQAWAPDILQQKQGAKVCALSSPVSPQNQTCPDLFLKLSQLRLEPSKLGAQACASVEDQPLQLSPRATEEQAAQRGQQDPESPSAPAAQKSNLGFPPETLGLTLDSQR, encoded by the coding sequence ATGGAACTGAAGAGGGGAAAGACCTTCATCAAATCCAGCTTGCAGATTTCCCACGAGAAACCACCAGATCCAGCAGTCACTCCTCCAGCCAGGGAGGATGCAGGCCCCTGGTCAGTCTCAGTGGGAGGGCAGCAGAAGCCCTCTGGTGAGAAGAGCTCCCAAGTCATTTCCAGTGCACAAGGGTATGACAGATCCCCCAACAGGGGGGTGCAGCCCGACCCTGAGGAGGAGCCCGTGGCCCTCTGTGGAACCACCTTCAAGTTGGTGCGGAAGAGCAAGACACACAACAGTGTTCCTGGGGCTGCAAAAGCAGCCACCACCACAGGGCAGCTGGTGGGCAGTGTGAGCTTCCCGGGGCCCTCCAGCAGCCAGCGCATGATTGACTACCGTCACTTTGTGCCCCAGATGCCCTTCGTACCAGCTGTGGCCAAGAGCATCCCAAGAAAGAGAATTTCCCTGAAACGGCCTAAGAAGTGCTTCCGGAACCTATTCCACATCCGCAAAAGCAAGACAGAGAACCTCGCCTCATTGGCAGCCAAGGAGAAGAGCCTATCCTCCCCCAGGCTCCCGTCAGAAGCTATAGGGCAGCATGGCAAAGCCTTCCTCTCCCTGGGTGAGGGGCTGGGGCTGGACAGCCTGTGCCAGGACCTGTCCGACAGTGAGTTTCTGCCTGACTTCGACCTCTGCAGTGTCCTATGTGAGGACATGGCCTCACTTAAGAGTTTTGATTCACTCACAGGCTGTGGAGAGATCTTTGCAGATGAGAGCTCAGTGCCATCCCTAGAACTAAGTGGAGGCTCTAAAAGTTCAAACTGGGCATCCCAGGCTGTGGAGAGCAAGGCTCCCAAGGGCCCTTCCCAGGGAAGCATGGAGCAGCTGGCATCACCTGCCCAGAATGAAGTGTCAGACTTCACCAAGTTCTGGGACAGTGTGAATCACTCGGTGAGACAACAGCAGCGTGCCCTATTGGGCCCATGGCTGGTGGGACCCCAGGGGACGGACACAGACCAGCCAAGGCCAGATGTGGCTGGGCTGGCCGAGCTGCCCCTCTTCCCCTGCAGAGGTCCCCCTAGTGGTTCCAAAGCCAGCTCCATAGACACAAGCACACCCAAAAGTGAGCAGCCAGAATCTGTGTCCACGAGTGACGAGGGCTACTATGACTCCTTTTCACCTGGTCTTGAAGAAGACAAGAAGGAGGCCCCAAGCCCAGGCACACCTGCAGCTGCCTTCCCCAGGGACAGCTACAGTGGAGATGCCCTTTATGAGCTTTTCTATGACCCCAGTGAGGTCCCTGTTGGCCCGAGCTTGGATGATGACCTGTGTGTGTCTGACAGTCTGTCAGGGCCAGCCCTGGGGACACCACTGTCCATGTGCAGCTTCCACGTGGGGGCTGAAGAGAACCTGGCCCCCGCGCCAGGCCCAGACCTGCTCAGCCAGGGCTTTCTACAGAGCTCCTGGAAGGGCAAGGAGTGTCTGCTGAAGCTCTGTGACACGGAGCTTGCCATCACCATGGGCATTGTCAACTGGCTCCGCCGCACCCCTCCTGCCCCTGTACCTGCCCCTGGGGAGCCCACAGCCCCACCAGACCCCTCTAGAATCCCAAGGGGACCAACAGAGAAGGTGGAGAGCAGGGAGAATCAAGCCTTAGATACAGGCAGGGCCACTGTGTGCTCAGCACCCAGTAGGCAGGAGCTGTGGGCACGACCCAGCAACAAAGCCTGTCTTGCTGGAGAGAGAGAGGTCCCAGGGGGTGTTGTAAGGGGTTCCAGTACCCTATACAAGGACCTGTCTCTAGAGGAAAGGACACAAGGCTGCCCTGAAGGCTCATTCTCCTCTGTGGGCTCTGCAGTCACCACGACAACCAACATTTTCAGTAAAAGCAAAGAGCCTAGGCAATCTGGGAATCTGAGACATTCCCAAGGGCCCTGGTGGCCAGGTCATGGGGGAAGCACTCTCGATGCAGGGCCTACACTGGTAGGCTGTGTGAACCATGTGGCAGCCATGCAGATCTACCCAGCTGACCAGCCTCCAAGGCAGGACACAGGCAGTGAGCTTTTCAGACAGCCTCAGGCCTGGGCCCCTGACATTCTGCAGCAGAAACAAGGGGCCAAGGTCTGTGCTTTGTCTTCCCCAGTCAGCCCACAGAACCAGACATGTCCCGACCTCTTCCTGAAGCTGAGCCAGCTCAGGCTGGAACCCTCCAAGCTGGGTGCCCAGGCCTGTGCCTCTGTGGAGGACCAGCCCCTGCAGCTAAGCCCCAGGGCTACAGAGGAGCAAGCAGCACAGAGGGGTCAGCAGGATCCTGAGTCTCCCTCAGCTCCTGCTGCCCAGAAGAGCAACTTGGGCTTCCCCCCAGAAACCCTGGGACTTACTTTGGACAGCCAGAGGTAG
- the Amer3 gene encoding APC membrane recruitment protein 3 isoform X1 has translation MGDARAGEEQKRLRRPISLLSSGWSTSSMELKRGKTFIKSSLQISHEKPPDPAVTPPAREDAGPWSVSVGGQQKPSGEKSSQVISSAQGYDRSPNRGVQPDPEEEPVALCGTTFKLVRKSKTHNSVPGAAKAATTTGQLVGSVSFPGPSSSQRMIDYRHFVPQMPFVPAVAKSIPRKRISLKRPKKCFRNLFHIRKSKTENLASLAAKEKSLSSPRLPSEAIGQHGKAFLSLGEGLGLDSLCQDLSDSEFLPDFDLCSVLCEDMASLKSFDSLTGCGEIFADESSVPSLELSGGSKSSNWASQAVESKAPKGPSQGSMEQLASPAQNEVSDFTKFWDSVNHSVRQQQRALLGPWLVGPQGTDTDQPRPDVAGLAELPLFPCRGPPSGSKASSIDTSTPKSEQPESVSTSDEGYYDSFSPGLEEDKKEAPSPGTPAAAFPRDSYSGDALYELFYDPSEVPVGPSLDDDLCVSDSLSGPALGTPLSMCSFHVGAEENLAPAPGPDLLSQGFLQSSWKGKECLLKLCDTELAITMGIVNWLRRTPPAPVPAPGEPTAPPDPSRIPRGPTEKVESRENQALDTGRATVCSAPSRQELWARPSNKACLAGEREVPGGVVRGSSTLYKDLSLEERTQGCPEGSFSSVGSAVTTTTNIFSKSKEPRQSGNLRHSQGPWWPGHGGSTLDAGPTLVGCVNHVAAMQIYPADQPPRQDTGSELFRQPQAWAPDILQQKQGAKVCALSSPVSPQNQTCPDLFLKLSQLRLEPSKLGAQACASVEDQPLQLSPRATEEQAAQRGQQDPESPSAPAAQKSNLGFPPETLGLTLDSQR, from the exons ATGGGAGACGCGCGGGCTGGGGAGGAACAGAAAAGACTGCGGAGGCCCATCTCTCTACTGAGCAG TGGCTGGAGCACCAGCAGCATGGAACTGAAGAGGGGAAAGACCTTCATCAAATCCAGCTTGCAGATTTCCCACGAGAAACCACCAGATCCAGCAGTCACTCCTCCAGCCAGGGAGGATGCAGGCCCCTGGTCAGTCTCAGTGGGAGGGCAGCAGAAGCCCTCTGGTGAGAAGAGCTCCCAAGTCATTTCCAGTGCACAAGGGTATGACAGATCCCCCAACAGGGGGGTGCAGCCCGACCCTGAGGAGGAGCCCGTGGCCCTCTGTGGAACCACCTTCAAGTTGGTGCGGAAGAGCAAGACACACAACAGTGTTCCTGGGGCTGCAAAAGCAGCCACCACCACAGGGCAGCTGGTGGGCAGTGTGAGCTTCCCGGGGCCCTCCAGCAGCCAGCGCATGATTGACTACCGTCACTTTGTGCCCCAGATGCCCTTCGTACCAGCTGTGGCCAAGAGCATCCCAAGAAAGAGAATTTCCCTGAAACGGCCTAAGAAGTGCTTCCGGAACCTATTCCACATCCGCAAAAGCAAGACAGAGAACCTCGCCTCATTGGCAGCCAAGGAGAAGAGCCTATCCTCCCCCAGGCTCCCGTCAGAAGCTATAGGGCAGCATGGCAAAGCCTTCCTCTCCCTGGGTGAGGGGCTGGGGCTGGACAGCCTGTGCCAGGACCTGTCCGACAGTGAGTTTCTGCCTGACTTCGACCTCTGCAGTGTCCTATGTGAGGACATGGCCTCACTTAAGAGTTTTGATTCACTCACAGGCTGTGGAGAGATCTTTGCAGATGAGAGCTCAGTGCCATCCCTAGAACTAAGTGGAGGCTCTAAAAGTTCAAACTGGGCATCCCAGGCTGTGGAGAGCAAGGCTCCCAAGGGCCCTTCCCAGGGAAGCATGGAGCAGCTGGCATCACCTGCCCAGAATGAAGTGTCAGACTTCACCAAGTTCTGGGACAGTGTGAATCACTCGGTGAGACAACAGCAGCGTGCCCTATTGGGCCCATGGCTGGTGGGACCCCAGGGGACGGACACAGACCAGCCAAGGCCAGATGTGGCTGGGCTGGCCGAGCTGCCCCTCTTCCCCTGCAGAGGTCCCCCTAGTGGTTCCAAAGCCAGCTCCATAGACACAAGCACACCCAAAAGTGAGCAGCCAGAATCTGTGTCCACGAGTGACGAGGGCTACTATGACTCCTTTTCACCTGGTCTTGAAGAAGACAAGAAGGAGGCCCCAAGCCCAGGCACACCTGCAGCTGCCTTCCCCAGGGACAGCTACAGTGGAGATGCCCTTTATGAGCTTTTCTATGACCCCAGTGAGGTCCCTGTTGGCCCGAGCTTGGATGATGACCTGTGTGTGTCTGACAGTCTGTCAGGGCCAGCCCTGGGGACACCACTGTCCATGTGCAGCTTCCACGTGGGGGCTGAAGAGAACCTGGCCCCCGCGCCAGGCCCAGACCTGCTCAGCCAGGGCTTTCTACAGAGCTCCTGGAAGGGCAAGGAGTGTCTGCTGAAGCTCTGTGACACGGAGCTTGCCATCACCATGGGCATTGTCAACTGGCTCCGCCGCACCCCTCCTGCCCCTGTACCTGCCCCTGGGGAGCCCACAGCCCCACCAGACCCCTCTAGAATCCCAAGGGGACCAACAGAGAAGGTGGAGAGCAGGGAGAATCAAGCCTTAGATACAGGCAGGGCCACTGTGTGCTCAGCACCCAGTAGGCAGGAGCTGTGGGCACGACCCAGCAACAAAGCCTGTCTTGCTGGAGAGAGAGAGGTCCCAGGGGGTGTTGTAAGGGGTTCCAGTACCCTATACAAGGACCTGTCTCTAGAGGAAAGGACACAAGGCTGCCCTGAAGGCTCATTCTCCTCTGTGGGCTCTGCAGTCACCACGACAACCAACATTTTCAGTAAAAGCAAAGAGCCTAGGCAATCTGGGAATCTGAGACATTCCCAAGGGCCCTGGTGGCCAGGTCATGGGGGAAGCACTCTCGATGCAGGGCCTACACTGGTAGGCTGTGTGAACCATGTGGCAGCCATGCAGATCTACCCAGCTGACCAGCCTCCAAGGCAGGACACAGGCAGTGAGCTTTTCAGACAGCCTCAGGCCTGGGCCCCTGACATTCTGCAGCAGAAACAAGGGGCCAAGGTCTGTGCTTTGTCTTCCCCAGTCAGCCCACAGAACCAGACATGTCCCGACCTCTTCCTGAAGCTGAGCCAGCTCAGGCTGGAACCCTCCAAGCTGGGTGCCCAGGCCTGTGCCTCTGTGGAGGACCAGCCCCTGCAGCTAAGCCCCAGGGCTACAGAGGAGCAAGCAGCACAGAGGGGTCAGCAGGATCCTGAGTCTCCCTCAGCTCCTGCTGCCCAGAAGAGCAACTTGGGCTTCCCCCCAGAAACCCTGGGACTTACTTTGGACAGCCAGAGGTAG